A single Nostoc sp. PCC 7107 DNA region contains:
- a CDS encoding RNA-binding S4 domain-containing protein, with amino-acid sequence MIKLDQFLKLLGIAGTGGQAKLMIINGDVKVNGTVETRRGRKLVSSDQVTVAGQIFKVEEVIE; translated from the coding sequence ATGATTAAACTCGACCAGTTTTTAAAGTTGCTAGGTATCGCCGGAACTGGCGGACAAGCCAAACTGATGATTATTAATGGTGATGTTAAAGTCAATGGTACAGTTGAAACCCGTCGCGGTCGGAAATTAGTCTCCAGTGACCAAGTAACAGTAGCAGGACAAATTTTTAAGGTTGAAGAAGTAATTGAATAA
- a CDS encoding iron ABC transporter permease has product MTRATTASPRNWNPPKISPLAGLILGILILLTCLVYSVTLGAAEIPINKVLASFITFDGSYEHLVIQTVRLPRSLVALLVGSALAVSGALMQGLTRNPLADPGILGIESGAALAVVATIFVFGSSSLSVLTTVAFLGAGVTAMLVYFLGSLGKGGATPLNITVAGAAITALISSLTTAILIVSQRTLEEIRFWLAGSLAGRDFNILLSALPFVVVGLVIAFALGRQITTMSLGEDVAKGLGQQTAWVKITTAISVVLLAGSSVSLAGPIGFIGLVVPHTVRFFIKADYRWILPYSAVMGATLLLVADVAGRILLKPQELPVGIMTALVGAPFFVYLAKSKVKK; this is encoded by the coding sequence ATGACAAGAGCAACCACCGCATCACCCAGAAACTGGAATCCACCCAAAATATCGCCATTAGCGGGTTTGATTCTGGGCATACTTATCCTGCTAACTTGCTTGGTCTACAGTGTCACATTAGGCGCAGCAGAAATACCAATAAACAAAGTTTTGGCATCATTTATCACCTTTGATGGTTCTTATGAACATCTAGTGATTCAGACGGTGAGATTACCGCGATCGCTCGTTGCACTACTGGTAGGATCAGCCTTGGCAGTCTCCGGCGCATTAATGCAAGGTTTGACACGCAACCCCTTAGCAGATCCAGGGATTTTAGGGATTGAGTCAGGGGCAGCATTAGCTGTAGTTGCCACAATTTTTGTGTTTGGTAGCTCCTCCTTGAGTGTGTTAACCACTGTGGCCTTTTTGGGTGCAGGAGTCACAGCGATGTTAGTCTACTTCCTTGGTTCTTTGGGAAAGGGAGGAGCTACACCATTGAATATCACTGTAGCAGGGGCGGCGATCACGGCTCTGATTTCTTCCCTCACCACAGCTATTCTCATCGTCAGTCAACGCACCTTAGAAGAAATTAGATTTTGGTTGGCTGGTTCTTTAGCTGGACGGGATTTCAACATCTTACTATCAGCATTGCCTTTTGTTGTTGTTGGCTTAGTAATTGCCTTTGCCCTTGGTAGACAAATTACTACCATGAGTCTCGGTGAAGATGTGGCTAAAGGCTTGGGTCAACAGACAGCTTGGGTAAAAATTACAACTGCAATCAGCGTTGTTTTATTGGCGGGAAGTTCCGTATCTCTAGCTGGGCCAATCGGCTTTATTGGCTTAGTTGTTCCCCATACCGTGAGATTTTTCATCAAAGCTGATTACCGTTGGATTTTGCCATACTCCGCAGTAATGGGTGCAACTTTACTTTTGGTTGCAGATGTCGCTGGGCGTATCTTACTCAAACCCCAAGAATTACCCGTGGGAATAATGACAGCACTGGTTGGTGCGCCCTTTTTTGTCTACTTGGCTAAATCAAAGGTAAAAAAATGA
- a CDS encoding iron ABC transporter permease, translating into MKVDWLVIRSETISFRIDRRVPPILLCLAVAIVVAMVMNLGRGEYPISPLDIIKTVLGIDTGNPDHAFVIYNLRLPRTLVAFMVGMALAVSGTIFQGITRNPLADPGIIGINAGASLAAVTVIVLFPLAPIYTLPVSAFVGALLMAGLIYSLAWNDGSSPILFILMGVGLSAIASAFTSLLITFGDIYSVSDALVWLAGSVYGRTWEQVFSFLPWLTIFVPMALTLARHLNALNLGDDVAKGLGTRVEWQRGLLVLVGVALAGAGVATAGMIGFVGLIAPHLGRQLVGTNHEGLIPTSALLGGMLVVAADFLGRTLFAPIEIPCGVVTAAIGAPYFLYLLIRNRNK; encoded by the coding sequence ATGAAGGTTGATTGGTTAGTCATCCGTTCCGAGACGATATCTTTTCGCATAGATAGACGTGTACCACCAATACTGCTATGTTTGGCAGTGGCTATTGTGGTAGCAATGGTGATGAATTTAGGCCGGGGTGAATATCCTATTTCGCCCTTAGATATCATCAAAACTGTGTTGGGTATAGATACAGGCAACCCAGATCATGCTTTTGTAATTTATAATCTGCGTCTACCGCGTACCCTTGTTGCTTTCATGGTGGGAATGGCGCTGGCCGTTTCTGGGACTATCTTTCAAGGCATCACACGCAACCCATTAGCCGATCCCGGCATTATTGGCATCAATGCGGGAGCAAGTCTAGCAGCCGTTACAGTAATTGTCTTATTTCCCTTAGCACCCATTTACACTTTGCCTGTATCAGCCTTTGTCGGTGCTTTGTTGATGGCTGGTTTAATTTACTCCTTGGCTTGGAACGATGGAAGTTCACCTATTTTGTTCATTTTAATGGGCGTGGGTTTGTCTGCGATCGCCAGTGCTTTTACCAGCCTATTAATTACCTTTGGCGATATTTATAGCGTTAGTGATGCTTTGGTATGGTTAGCGGGTAGTGTTTACGGACGCACCTGGGAACAAGTTTTTTCCTTCTTACCTTGGTTAACCATTTTTGTCCCGATGGCGTTGACATTAGCCAGACATTTGAACGCCTTAAATTTGGGAGATGATGTTGCCAAAGGTTTAGGTACTCGTGTGGAATGGCAACGAGGTTTGCTGGTGCTAGTGGGGGTCGCCTTAGCAGGTGCAGGAGTTGCCACAGCCGGAATGATTGGTTTTGTAGGATTAATTGCACCCCATTTGGGCAGACAGTTAGTAGGTACAAATCATGAAGGCTTGATCCCTACCTCTGCACTGTTAGGAGGAATGCTTGTTGTCGCGGCAGACTTCTTAGGAAGAACCTTGTTTGCACCTATCGAAATTCCCTGTGGGGTGGTGACTGCGGCTATCGGCGCGCCTTATTTTCTGTATTTGTTAATTCGTAATCGCAATAAATAG
- a CDS encoding ABC transporter ATP-binding protein — MKGLSTKGLSLAYDGAPIIRDLNLAIPTGQISALVGANGCGKSTLLRGLARLLKPYGGTVYLDGQSIFNLSTKDVAKQLGILPQGPVAPEGLTVRDLVAQGRYPYQNWLQQWSEKDEKIVQQALEITSLLELDERGLDTLSGGQRQRAWIAMALAQDTDILLLDEPTTFLDLAHQIEVLDLLYELNQHQGRTIVMVLHDLNQACRYADYLVAVKQGRIFTAGEPKQVMTEEMVQEVFGLECRVVPDPVVGTPMCVPIGRKGRVKIT; from the coding sequence ATGAAAGGATTATCAACCAAAGGTCTGTCTTTAGCTTACGATGGTGCGCCAATTATTCGGGATTTAAATTTAGCAATTCCCACGGGACAAATTAGTGCTTTAGTGGGTGCAAATGGTTGTGGTAAATCAACATTATTACGAGGTCTAGCTAGACTGCTCAAACCCTATGGTGGTACAGTCTATCTTGATGGGCAATCTATCTTTAATCTTTCTACTAAGGACGTAGCCAAGCAATTAGGGATCTTACCGCAAGGGCCAGTTGCACCAGAAGGATTAACAGTCAGAGACTTGGTAGCACAAGGACGTTATCCTTATCAAAATTGGTTGCAGCAGTGGTCAGAAAAAGATGAAAAAATTGTCCAACAGGCACTAGAGATTACAAGTTTGTTAGAGTTGGACGAAAGAGGATTAGATACTTTATCCGGCGGACAACGACAACGTGCTTGGATTGCAATGGCATTAGCACAAGATACAGATATTTTACTATTAGATGAACCGACTACTTTTTTAGATTTGGCACATCAGATAGAAGTTTTAGATTTGTTATATGAATTGAACCAGCATCAAGGCAGAACCATTGTCATGGTGCTGCATGATTTAAATCAAGCTTGTCGTTATGCAGATTATTTAGTTGCTGTCAAACAAGGCAGAATTTTTACTGCTGGAGAACCAAAGCAGGTAATGACTGAAGAGATGGTGCAAGAAGTTTTTGGCTTAGAGTGTCGTGTTGTTCCTGACCCAGTTGTGGGGACACCGATGTGTGTACCAATAGGACGCAAGGGAAGAGTAAAAATAACTTAA
- a CDS encoding AraC family transcriptional regulator produces the protein MPISISSQVFDELLNQGKVESSQHPDPNDQLDVMYNYPKLLGQGYWREIRLREGLDLCIGDLSLSDRIIFEHPETEHSLHYHFHFSGGHKDKYTSISGGQYIFHGSGLTPKIRSETYHEQPFLEVEFTFEPELLRSFAGDSEGQLPKELQHLIRPDDQLKYHRCGTATLPMQRIAQQILHCPYRGIAKRMYLEGKVLELMGILIGQEVKICDGKSNIQPLQADVVDRIHLAREIILQRLDNPLSLNELARRVGLNECTLKRGFRSCFGTTVFGYLRHYKLEQARQLLEAGEMQITEIAQAMGYNSRSPFAAAFRKQFGMNPKEYQKLRKNSV, from the coding sequence ATGCCTATCTCCATCTCCAGCCAAGTCTTCGACGAACTACTGAATCAGGGGAAGGTTGAGAGTTCCCAACATCCAGACCCCAATGATCAGTTAGATGTGATGTACAATTACCCAAAGCTATTGGGACAAGGCTACTGGCGGGAAATCAGGCTGCGTGAGGGTTTAGATTTGTGCATTGGTGATTTGAGCTTGAGCGATCGCATAATTTTTGAACACCCAGAAACCGAACATTCACTACATTACCACTTCCATTTTTCCGGGGGACACAAGGATAAATATACATCCATAAGTGGCGGACAGTATATTTTCCACGGCAGTGGTTTAACTCCTAAAATTAGATCCGAAACTTATCATGAACAGCCATTCCTTGAAGTGGAATTTACATTCGAGCCTGAGTTGCTGCGTTCCTTTGCTGGCGATAGTGAAGGGCAATTACCAAAAGAGTTACAGCATTTAATTAGACCGGATGATCAGCTAAAATACCATCGCTGTGGCACAGCTACCTTACCCATGCAGAGAATCGCACAGCAAATTTTGCATTGTCCTTATCGGGGTATTGCCAAACGGATGTACTTAGAAGGGAAAGTGCTGGAATTGATGGGAATCCTTATAGGGCAAGAGGTGAAGATTTGTGACGGTAAAAGCAATATTCAGCCTCTGCAAGCAGATGTGGTAGACAGAATTCACCTCGCCAGGGAAATTATATTGCAACGGTTAGACAATCCACTATCTTTAAACGAATTAGCGCGACGAGTTGGTTTAAATGAATGCACCCTCAAACGTGGCTTTCGTTCTTGTTTTGGGACAACCGTATTTGGGTATCTGCGTCACTACAAACTTGAGCAAGCACGACAACTACTAGAAGCAGGAGAGATGCAAATTACCGAAATTGCTCAGGCAATGGGTTACAACAGCCGCAGTCCCTTTGCAGCAGCATTCCGCAAACAATTTGGCATGAACCCCAAGGAATACCAAAAATTGCGAAAAAATTCCGTTTAG
- a CDS encoding TonB-dependent siderophore receptor, protein MLSSFWGLLVLPSVAETNLNRTNSDANIYPVATAATNLHEVEHPATTVKQWLSQGIIQVTGVKLRQTDKELEVILDSTGSDKLQPVSKSEGNNFIADIPNTQLSLPSGGEFRQENPASGITAVTLSNLNANTIRLTVTGAASPPKVELFDSDEGLIFGVATTPQPPETEQPTSETPPEAPTAQQDEPIELVVTGEEDGYRVSNTSTGTKTDTPLRDIPQSIQVIPQEVLRDQQVTRLEDALRNVAGVNQSFNFGPLAFYSIRGFDVTETNLLRDGLIDTLAGQVSELSSIERVEVLKGPASVLFGLGNPGGSINLVSKRPLPDPFYAVEATIGSYSYYRGAVDLSGPLNESKTVLYRLNLAYRNSGSFVDFFNGESFNISPVISVALGEKTNLTLEAEYITTRDTIASGVPVIGSVLPNPNGKVSRNLNLFEPSDSFEQTIIRLGYRLDHKFSENWSINNAFRFVFRDLFQRRTDSNGLEADNRTWRRSASEGSSENRNYAMTTNLIGKFATGSIQHQLLFGLDLNRFDNFNPPIDEFEAASIDIFNPVYGQPRGVQVPSSFAVRQQTNSLGIYLQDQVSLTDNLKVLLGGRFDVIDRKYEDLINNTESSGTDSAFSPRFGIVYQPIPAISLYTSYTSSFTPPGGSYFFGVDSSFEPERGNQYEIGVKADLNDRLSATLALFDLTRTNVTTEDPNRPNFSIQVGEQNSQGVELNLAGEILPGWNIFAGYAYIDARITKDNTLTPGNRLSNSANHSFNLWTSYEIQKGNLQGLGAGIGLFFVGDRANFDNTYDVPSYLRTDASIFYKQDRFRATLNFKNLFDVDYFESSLGNRVYYGQPFTVQGTVSWQL, encoded by the coding sequence ATGCTTAGTTCCTTTTGGGGATTGCTTGTCTTGCCATCTGTAGCGGAAACTAATTTAAACCGCACTAATTCTGATGCAAATATATATCCTGTAGCAACTGCGGCTACAAATCTACACGAAGTTGAGCATCCAGCGACTACGGTTAAACAGTGGCTTTCCCAAGGAATAATTCAGGTAACGGGTGTCAAGTTAAGGCAAACAGACAAGGAACTGGAAGTAATTTTAGATAGTACAGGTTCAGATAAGTTGCAGCCTGTAAGTAAAAGTGAGGGAAATAACTTTATTGCTGATATTCCCAATACTCAGTTAAGTTTGCCGTCTGGTGGTGAATTCCGCCAAGAAAATCCTGCTAGTGGCATCACGGCAGTGACTCTAAGTAATCTCAATGCTAATACTATCAGGTTAACAGTCACAGGTGCAGCCAGTCCTCCCAAAGTAGAGCTATTTGATAGTGATGAGGGTTTAATTTTTGGTGTGGCGACAACACCACAGCCACCGGAAACAGAACAGCCAACGAGTGAGACACCACCAGAAGCGCCAACAGCACAACAGGATGAGCCGATTGAGTTGGTAGTGACGGGTGAGGAAGATGGTTATCGCGTGTCGAATACATCAACTGGGACAAAAACTGATACACCTTTGCGTGACATTCCCCAATCAATTCAGGTAATACCACAGGAAGTATTGCGCGACCAACAGGTGACTCGCTTAGAAGATGCACTCAGAAATGTTGCTGGTGTTAATCAGAGTTTTAACTTTGGCCCATTGGCTTTTTATAGCATTCGCGGATTTGATGTGACAGAGACGAATCTTCTGAGAGATGGACTCATTGATACATTGGCTGGACAAGTGAGTGAACTTTCCAGTATTGAGCGAGTCGAAGTTCTCAAAGGCCCGGCATCAGTTCTATTTGGTTTGGGTAATCCCGGAGGAAGCATCAACCTCGTATCTAAACGTCCTTTACCCGACCCTTTTTATGCTGTTGAGGCAACTATTGGCAGCTATAGTTATTATCGAGGTGCGGTTGATTTATCGGGGCCGCTAAATGAGTCAAAAACAGTGTTATATCGTCTCAATTTAGCCTACAGAAATTCAGGTAGTTTTGTTGATTTCTTTAATGGTGAAAGCTTCAATATATCGCCTGTGATCAGTGTGGCACTTGGGGAGAAAACTAACCTAACTTTGGAGGCAGAATACATCACAACAAGAGATACGATCGCATCTGGCGTACCTGTGATTGGTAGTGTATTACCTAACCCAAACGGGAAAGTGTCCCGTAATCTCAACCTTTTTGAACCTTCTGATAGTTTTGAGCAAACAATTATCAGGCTTGGATACCGGTTAGACCATAAGTTTAGCGAAAATTGGTCGATAAACAATGCGTTTAGATTTGTATTTCGCGATCTCTTTCAACGCCGTACCGATTCTAATGGTTTAGAAGCAGATAATCGAACTTGGAGGCGATCGGCATCAGAAGGATCTTCTGAAAATAGAAATTATGCAATGACGACCAATCTAATCGGTAAATTTGCCACAGGTTCAATTCAGCATCAGCTATTATTTGGATTAGATTTAAATCGTTTTGATAACTTCAATCCACCAATTGATGAATTTGAAGCAGCATCAATTGATATCTTCAATCCTGTTTATGGCCAACCGCGAGGAGTACAAGTCCCTTCTTCCTTTGCAGTTCGACAGCAGACGAACTCATTAGGAATTTATCTGCAAGACCAAGTTTCCCTGACAGATAACTTGAAGGTTTTATTGGGTGGGCGGTTTGACGTGATTGATCGAAAATATGAAGATTTAATTAATAATACAGAAAGCAGTGGGACAGATAGTGCATTTAGTCCTCGCTTTGGTATTGTCTATCAACCCATCCCCGCTATCTCACTTTATACCAGTTACACAAGTTCATTTACTCCACCAGGCGGCTCATACTTTTTTGGCGTTGACTCTTCCTTTGAGCCAGAACGCGGTAATCAGTATGAGATTGGGGTAAAAGCAGATTTGAACGATCGCCTTTCAGCAACATTAGCATTATTTGATTTAACCCGTACCAATGTCACGACAGAAGATCCCAACAGACCAAACTTTTCTATCCAAGTAGGTGAGCAAAATAGCCAAGGGGTTGAACTGAATCTAGCGGGTGAAATTTTACCAGGATGGAATATTTTCGCAGGCTATGCTTATATCGATGCCCGCATTACGAAAGATAATACTTTGACCCCTGGAAACCGATTGTCAAATAGCGCCAATCATTCTTTTAACTTGTGGACAAGCTACGAAATTCAAAAAGGTAACTTACAAGGGTTAGGGGCGGGAATAGGCTTGTTTTTTGTAGGCGATCGCGCTAATTTTGACAATACTTACGATGTCCCTAGCTATTTGCGGACTGATGCCTCTATTTTCTACAAACAAGATCGATTTAGAGCCACACTCAACTTCAAAAATCTATTTGACGTAGACTATTTTGAAAGTTCACTAGGTAATCGTGTTTATTATGGACAACCTTTTACAGTGCAAGGCACAGTTTCCTGGCAGTTATAA
- a CDS encoding iron-siderophore ABC transporter substrate-binding protein, with the protein MRHLFYWLILGILGFTLLTACNHHTSHNTSSLPKQQTAECRMVKHTMGETCVPLHPQRVVTLSLSTLGNTLALGVIPIGATNEVQTEKKSLTYLKDKTKGIKFLGISQPNLEATLLLKPDVIIGLDWFKPIYPLLSQIAPTVLDKSDYTNWQKHLSFVAEVLGKQKNEKALWQHYFQRIEKLKSVIGYRYQNKKISFIYVGRNQIHIDARNSYAGSIINDANLQRPSSQNIDAPYGAFPVSLEELAKADGDVLFVTSFSINGDEFLKKQQQEPLWQKLKAVQENHVYYVDFMSWAASNMLGTDAVIDDLFKYLVNVP; encoded by the coding sequence ATGCGACATTTGTTTTACTGGCTAATATTAGGCATCTTGGGATTTACTCTGCTTACAGCTTGCAATCATCATACATCTCACAATACATCCTCTTTACCTAAACAACAAACCGCAGAATGTCGCATGGTTAAACACACAATGGGTGAAACTTGTGTTCCCCTCCACCCCCAGCGTGTGGTTACATTATCCTTATCTACTTTAGGTAATACACTAGCATTGGGTGTTATACCCATCGGTGCAACTAACGAAGTACAAACAGAAAAAAAATCCTTGACATATCTTAAAGATAAAACCAAAGGAATCAAATTCTTGGGAATTTCTCAACCAAATTTAGAAGCAACGTTACTACTCAAACCGGATGTAATTATCGGTTTAGATTGGTTCAAGCCAATTTATCCTTTATTATCCCAAATTGCTCCTACAGTGTTGGATAAAAGTGATTATACAAACTGGCAAAAACATCTGAGTTTTGTAGCTGAAGTATTAGGCAAACAAAAAAATGAAAAAGCACTTTGGCAACACTACTTTCAGCGCATAGAAAAACTCAAATCTGTAATAGGCTATCGCTATCAAAATAAAAAAATATCTTTTATCTACGTTGGGCGCAATCAAATACACATTGATGCCAGAAATTCCTATGCTGGTTCTATTATTAACGATGCTAATTTACAGCGTCCATCCTCACAAAATATTGATGCACCTTATGGCGCATTTCCTGTTTCCCTAGAAGAATTAGCTAAGGCAGACGGTGATGTTTTATTTGTGACAAGTTTTTCCATTAATGGTGATGAATTTTTGAAAAAACAACAACAAGAACCACTTTGGCAGAAGCTTAAAGCTGTTCAAGAAAATCACGTTTATTATGTTGATTTTATGTCATGGGCTGCGTCAAATATGTTAGGAACAGATGCAGTCATTGATGACTTATTTAAATATCTTGTTAATGTTCCTTAA
- a CDS encoding EamA family transporter — MSENEPNAIFFALLSAFFAALTTIFAKIGVEAINSNLATAIRTVVILIMIWGWVIAKRQLDTLLTISPKTLLFLVFSGLSTGLSWLFYFRALQVGKASLVAPLDKSSLLLVLIFSLLFLKEPLTLQVILGTGLILTGTLVLIR, encoded by the coding sequence ATGTCAGAAAATGAACCGAATGCAATCTTCTTCGCCCTATTATCGGCATTTTTTGCAGCCTTGACGACTATATTTGCCAAGATTGGAGTCGAAGCAATTAACTCCAACTTAGCAACTGCAATCCGCACGGTAGTAATTCTCATTATGATTTGGGGTTGGGTGATCGCAAAAAGACAACTAGATACACTATTGACAATTAGCCCTAAAACCTTGTTATTTCTCGTCTTCTCTGGGTTATCAACTGGTTTATCTTGGTTATTTTACTTTCGCGCTTTACAAGTCGGGAAAGCTTCTTTAGTCGCACCTTTGGATAAATCGAGTTTGCTCTTGGTGCTGATTTTTTCGCTACTTTTTCTTAAGGAACCGCTAACGCTGCAAGTGATATTGGGAACTGGCTTGATTTTAACTGGTACACTTGTTTTGATTCGTTGA
- a CDS encoding AraC family transcriptional regulator has protein sequence MTITISQQAYNELWNEMRTNGTSHYPDPSDQFDVMHKYPQPLGKGYWREIQLREGFNLTISDYRVCDRLMIEFSDLDTTGIEYHFHLSGQTQCRQTFLEGGRYGVYGRGIEKESLGDISTKQPFLEVIIEMLPETLHSMAGHPDGEIPRELQHLVGTSAQPCYCRDGIATPAMQTVAKQIIHCPYRGIAKRVYLEGKALELMGMLLAVEMEIQESNSNPHPLTGDLVDRIYYARDILQQRLENPPSLRELARLVGLNECTLKQGFREVFGTTVFGFLHGYCMEQAWQMLQTGTWKVGEVANMVGYNDLTAFGRAFRKKFGIRPRDCMKKFSV, from the coding sequence ATGACTATCACCATTTCCCAACAAGCTTACAACGAATTGTGGAACGAGATGCGGACTAATGGAACTAGTCACTATCCTGATCCTAGTGATCAGTTTGATGTGATGCACAAGTATCCGCAGCCATTGGGAAAGGGTTACTGGAGGGAAATTCAACTCAGGGAAGGTTTTAATTTGACCATTTCTGACTATAGAGTGTGCGATCGCCTGATGATAGAATTCTCCGATCTGGATACAACCGGCATAGAGTATCACTTTCATCTGTCTGGACAAACTCAGTGTCGGCAAACTTTTCTGGAAGGTGGAAGATATGGTGTCTACGGTAGAGGTATAGAAAAAGAATCACTAGGTGATATTTCCACCAAACAGCCTTTCTTGGAAGTGATTATCGAAATGTTGCCTGAAACACTGCACTCTATGGCTGGTCATCCAGATGGGGAAATACCAAGAGAATTACAGCATTTGGTCGGAACATCTGCACAACCATGCTACTGTCGTGATGGTATTGCCACACCAGCTATGCAAACTGTCGCCAAGCAAATTATCCACTGTCCTTATCGGGGAATCGCCAAGCGGGTTTATCTGGAAGGTAAAGCTTTAGAGTTGATGGGAATGTTGTTAGCTGTGGAAATGGAAATTCAAGAGAGTAATAGCAATCCTCATCCATTAACAGGCGATTTAGTAGACAGAATTTATTATGCTAGGGATATTTTGCAGCAAAGATTAGAGAATCCACCTAGTCTCAGAGAGTTGGCAAGGCTGGTAGGGTTAAATGAATGTACTCTCAAACAGGGTTTTCGTGAGGTGTTTGGTACAACAGTATTTGGTTTTCTCCACGGTTATTGCATGGAACAAGCATGGCAAATGCTGCAAACTGGGACATGGAAAGTTGGAGAAGTTGCCAATATGGTCGGTTACAATGATTTGACTGCCTTTGGGAGAGCCTTTCGGAAAAAGTTTGGCATCCGTCCACGGGATTGTATGAAAAAGTTTTCCGTTTGA